The following proteins are co-located in the Hevea brasiliensis isolate MT/VB/25A 57/8 chromosome 11, ASM3005281v1, whole genome shotgun sequence genome:
- the LOC110664211 gene encoding organic cation/carnitine transporter 3, whose protein sequence is MAESTPLLSQFNSPPESKRPSLNEAIEECIADFGFAQFVQAVLVSFAWVFDAQQTFISVFTEVEPSWHCTYQLRNGSCDSVFSNICQLPRDSWAWDRPIHSSIVSEWELQCWSSLIKGLPASSFFMGCLAGGLVLATLADSSLGRKNLLFLSCLLMSFSALITVFASNIWIYSALKFLNGFGRATIGTCALVLSSELVGKRWRGQVGVLGFLCFTLGFLSLPAIAYINRDSSWRTLYLWTSIPTFFYCILVHFLVRESPRWLLVRGRKDEAVSVITSIAATKNNLITKNLSGLEIEQEPLNDDIYSAIKILLKKKLRRLSAVMVIAFGSGFVYYGMPLGLSNLNFNLYLSVTFNALSELPASLVTFFFIDKFNRKCSLLVFNGISGICSILCVVMGKISGNLQIGLEMVSFFSACTGFNILLIYTIELFPTSVRNSALSMVRQALVFGGLFSPLLVAAASKNGFVSYGIFGLVIGICGLFVISLPETRGKTLCDTMEEEEHKEERSRL, encoded by the coding sequence ATGGCTGAATCAACTCCTCTTCTCTCCCAATTCAATTCTCCACCAGAATCAAAACGTCCGTCCCTTAACGAAGCGATTGAAGAATGTATAGCAGATTTTGGGTTTGCCCAATTCGTTCAAGCAGTTTTGGTGTCATTTGCATGGGTTTTTGACGCACAGCAAACGTTCATTAGCGTTTTCACTGAAGTCGAACCATCTTGGCACTGCACTTATCAGCTCAGAAATGGATCGTGTGACTCAGTATTCTCCAACATCTGTCAACTTCCCAGAGATTCATGGGCATGGGATAGGCCAATACACTCATCAATAGTATCAGAATGGGAACTTCAGTGCTGGAGTTCACTCATCAAAGGACTTCCAGCATCTTCATTCTTTATGGGATGCCTAGCCGGTGGACTAGTTCTAGCCACACTAGCTGACTCTTCTCTTGGTCGCAAGAATTTGCTCTTTCTCTCATGTCTATTGATGTCTTTCTCTGCTTTAATCACTGTTTTCGCATCAAATATTTGGATTTACTCAGCTTTAAAGTTTCTCAATGGTTTTGGCCGGGCAACAATCGGGACATGTGCTCTCGTGTTATCATCAGAACTAGTCGGGAAACGGTGGCGAGGCCAGGTAGGAGTCCTTGGTTTCCTTTGCTTCACACTAGGGTTTTTGTCATTACCAGCCATTGCTTATATAAACAGAGATTCTTCTTGGAGAACTCTCTATCTCTGGACATCTATACCCACTTTTTTCTACTGCATATTAGTTCATTTCTTGGTCCGTGAATCTCCCAGGTGGCTTCTCGTGCGTGGTCGCAAAGACGAAGCTGTATCAGTAATAACTAGTATTGCCGCCACTAAAAATAATCTCATCACCAAGAACTTGTCCGGTTTGGAAATTGAGCAAGAGCCTTTGAATGATGATATTTACTCGGCAATCAAGATTCTACTAAAGAAAAAATTACGAAGATTATCGGCTGTTATGGTAATAGCATTTGGCTCTGGATTTGTGTACTATGGCATGCCATTAGGTCTAAGTAATTTGAACTTCAATCTCTACTTAAGTGTCACGTTTAATGCCTTATCTGAGCTCCCAGCATCACTGGTCACATTCTTCTTCATAGATAAGTTCAACAGAAAATGTTCACTGCTGGTTTTCAACGGTATAAGTGGAATTTGCAGCATTTTATGTGTGGTAATGGGAAAAATATCAGGAAATTTACAAATAGGATTGGAGATGGTATCTTTCTTTAGTGCCTGTACAGGATTCAACATTCTATTAATATACACAATTGAGTTGTTTCCTACAAGTGTGAGGAACTCAGCATTATCCATGGTAAGACAAGCACTTGTATTTGGAGGTTTGTTCAGTCCATTACTAGTCGCTGCTGCAAGCAAAAATGGGTTTGTATCGTATGGAATATTTGGATTGGTGATAGGGATTTGTGGATTGTTCGTCATAAGCCTGCCAGAGACAAGAGGGAAGACACTTTGCGACACAATGGAAGAAGAAGAGCACAAAGAAGAAAGATCTAGACTGTAA